The nucleotide sequence GCTGCAGAACTGTTTCTCTACAAGCATGCAATGCTTCCTGATGTGAGGGCAAGTGCAAGCCAAAAGGAGTGGTTTCTGGCGGCCAAGAAGACCGTACTTGCTGAACGGGCTGACGACTATACACGTCATCCCATCAAGAAGGACCTTGTTGCAAGGCTCAAGGATGCACAGGGCAGATTTCAGTTCTCCCCAACCGGAATCGACCAGTTTGACCACTGCCCGTATGCATGGCTCGCTCGGTACCTTTATGGTTTAAAAGTGGAAGAATATGAAGTCCAAGCCGTGGACCATCAGAGGATTGGTATGCTTCTGCACTCCATCTACCAACGGTTTTTTTCTGAGATTCATGACTATGATCCTCAGAAAAGGGAGATGTATCAGGAGCGCCTGTATGCACTGTTTGACGAGTGCCTGGCGTCCTACTATGGGCAGCGTGGTCCTTCCCCATCAATGAGGAGCTGGATCATTGCAAGCTACAGGGAGAAGATTGCTTCCATTCTTGATGGGGAATCGGCACTGTTTGCCCATGGAAGATCCATTGCATTCGAGGCGTCCTACGAGGTAGAGCAATTTCCTCTTCTCATACACGGTCGAATCGACCGTGTAATCAGCCTTAATCCCCCAGAGGATACCAAGCTTGCTGTCATCGACTATAAAAAAGGGGTTCCGGAGGTAAAACGTGTTTCACAGCATCTTGAATCATTTCAGTTGCCCATCTACCGATTCTTGTTGACCCATGACCGTGATGTCTCCGTATCCAATGCTTCCTACTACAGCGTCAAGGACGAGAAGTACTACACGCTCTGGGATCAGGAGAATGATCCATCTGCACTACTTTGTGAAGAGCAACTACAACATCGCCTGGAGAGTCTGCTTGATACTGTACAAGGTGGGCATCTGATGGCAACACCATCCAAAAAGCATTGTGGACCTTGTCCCTACCGATCCTTGTGCCGGAGGAGGTACGCAACACTATGATCCGTTTCGAAGAGTTTCTGAAGCATACAAACGCGAGGCTGGATGATAACCAGAGGAAGGCCGTGAATGTCATGAACAACTGTGTTGTCTCTGCCGGCGCCGGCTCAGGCAAGACCACAGTTCTCAGTTACCGATTTCTTCGCCTGGTTCTTGAAAGAAAAGCCCGTTGCGATGAAATCCTGACCCTGACGTTTACCCGCAAGGCTGCAAGGGAGATGCATCAGCGTATTCATAAGCATCTCCTTACCTGTATTGAGGATGAAGACATTGCCCAACAACTTGAGACCTTCAGTGAAGCAGCCATCGCCACATTGGACAGCTTCTGCGCAACGATAGTCAGAAGCAATTCCGTGGCCTATGGAGTGCCCCAGGATTTTGTCATTGATGATGAGAAAAACTTGGGAACCATCGGTCGTGTAGCTACTGAACTGCTGGATGCATATCCACAGAGCCTAGGGGCGAGGTTGCTCAGTGAGCTCTATGCCCCTGATACCCTGCTAGACAATGTACTTGTCCCATTGGCAAGTACCTACTATTGCCTCCCCAATGTTGTTGAGGAAGATGGAGCTAAGCGAATTCTTGCTGCAGTGGAAACGGAGTATGAACATTTGCTTGTCCGGTACCGTGAGATGTTGACTCTCTACGCTTCCTTTACCGACAAGGGAAATACTGTGCAAGGCTACAAGAGCGATGCGCAGTTAATGCTCTCCAAGATGGATGCCTGTGTGAGCAGGGAGAATCTACGAACCTTGTTGTGTTCCGATTTTGCCCATCGCAGGGCTCCGGGAAACGGGAAAGCAGATGATATCCAAACCATCAAGGATACCGTGGCATTGTACCGGGAACTGAGGAGCAAGCTCTGTATGGCGCTGGGTATCATGCTTGCTCAGGACCAGCTACATGCGGTGATGGATTTCATGCAGGAGTTTGTAAGCAGGTACCAGAGAGAAAAACGTTCGAGCGGGATTCTTACCTTTGCCGATGTCTCTACCCTTGCGGTGACGATGCTTGCTGAAGACAAGACTTTGCGTTCTTTCTACAAGAAGAAGTTCCGCTACATCATGATTGATGAATTCCAGGATAATAATGCACAGCAGAAAGCAATGCTCTATCTACTTGCGGAACGACTCGACAGGGAAGGGGATGGCATCCCCCTGCCTGAGGAGTTGCAGAAGGATAAGCTGTTCTTTGTAGGGGATGAGAAACAGTCTATCTACCGCTTCAGGGGCAGTGATGTTCGGGTATTCAAACAGCTGAGCGGAGAGTTGGCTTCCATCGGAGGGGAGACCATCAGCTTGGGAAGGAACTACCGTAGTGAGCCAGACTTGATCAGGCTGTTCAATACGATGTTCTCCACCATCATGCAGAATGAGGGGGAGAGTTACGAGGCAGACTTCTCAACGCTGGGGTTCCGTGATGCATCCCCTGGTGTACAAAGCAGCTGTACGCTTCTGATCAAACCCTATCAGGAAAGTGGCGCTGATGATGAAGAGGAGGAAGCTTCTTCCGTTGAAGCTGAGGCCTATACCATTGCAAAACTGGTCAGGCAGATGCTTGAAAGTGATGAGTACCTGATACCATCAAAAGAGGGGCCAAGAAGGCCCAAGGCAAGCGAAATAGCACTCCTGCTTCGTACTACCAGTAACCAGCTGAGTTTTGAGAAGGCTTTCAGGAGATTTGATGTGCCTTATACGGTACAGGCAGCACGCTCCTTGATGCTGGAAGCACCAGCGAATGATCTGTATGCCATGTTGCAGCTCACGCTCTATCCTGAGGATAAGCAAGCGTATGCCACAGTCCTCCGTTCGCCGTTCTGTAATTTGAGCGATTGGGCTATTACCTATGTGGTGCAAGAACCACTTTTTTCCCTACTTCCCATACTCTCCGAGGACGACGCCGAGCGATTGGCATCTTGCGGGGCTTTCTACCAACGGTTGTACGAGGCGGTAGGCAGTGAATCATTGAGTACCCTTGCCCTGATGCTGTGGTATGAGAGTGGTTACTACCTCTCCTTGGTTTCCCACCCGCAGTACCAGGTATATGTCGAACATTTTGCCTTTTTCCATCGCCTGGCACAGATTCAGGAAGAACAGGGCAAGAGTGTCAGCCAATTTGTCGATTTCCTGAGACGGAATCTGGTTCAGAACGAAAAAATTGACCAACTTGAGGTGATAAAGGAACAGGAATCGGGACTTCAGATTATGTCGATCCATAAGTCAAAGGGACTGGAGTTTCCCATTGTGATTGTGGGAAATACTGCATCGAAGGGAAAAGGTGGAGGTGATTATCTCAGTACCTTCCTGGATATTCCACTTCCGCACTATCTCTCTTCCTCCTATCATGTCTCGGCCACGAAGAGAGAGACAGTTCGTCATGCTGGGACGCTCTTCTCTAGCAGTGAAGAGCAAGACATGGAGATTGCTGAGCTGAAACGGCTGTTGTATGTTGCCATGACCAGGGCGGAGACCCATCTCATACTCAGTGGAGCATTTTCCAAGAACAACAGGGGACTGAATCCTTCCAAGAAAGCTGACACATTGCTGCAGATGCTGGTTGGCAGTCTCTCCCTGGATATCGACCATCCTGTATATAATGAGGGTATCTTGAAAGTGCGGCCGATAGAGAGTATTCCTGAGCACTTTCTCTACAGTGGAGAGCGAGAAGATAGCTCAGCTGTTCTCGAAAGGTTACAAACTGCTGAGAGTTGGTATGATCAAGCCACCCCAGCCTACAAAGGGCAACCTATCCGTGTTGCCACTACGAAGCTTCATCCGCTTGTCCATGGGGGAGAAGGCGTTCAGTTGCCACGGTGTCCTAGTGATGAGATTCTTGATGGATATACCGAGGAGCAGGTAACCGGGTTTGGTACATTCGTCCATACGCTCTGTGAACAGATGGTGCTGGGTAATGAGGTAAAGGATCTCACCTCGCTTATGCCTGTATCCCTGGCAAAGGTAATGAAAGCACAGGAGTTAACCGTGCTCCAACAGGATGCTCTTGACTTGTGTAGAGGCTTCATGGGAAGCGAGTGGTATGAGAGAGAGGTGAAACCATATCCTGTCGAGTGTGAAGTAGGATTTTTCAGTGCCGTTGAGCAGGAAGGACGGACTATTGTGGCTGAAGGTTCGATTGATTTGTTGGTGAGGCAGAATGATACCTACCTCATAATAGATTTCAAGACCGATAGGTGGAGGGATGAAGATGTCCACCGTTTCCAGATAGCAACCTATATGCAAGCAACAAAAAGAATCCATCAACGCCCGGTACGGGGGTGCGTTGTCTATTTGCGTGACCCAGATAAGGTGTTGGTGTGGGAAGGAGAGAATCCATGATGCGAATTTCATTTGAGACGATGTGTGCACAATTTGAACGCGTGCTTGAGAGCAGGGATATGGAAAAGAGGGATGCAGAACTCTGTGCTCGTCTGATAGCTGAAACCTCGCTTGAAGGGGTGTACACCCATGGGGCAAATCGATTTGCCTCCTTGATCAAGGGTATTGATGAGAAGCGCGTCGATGTGTACGCCCATGCCCAAATGAGCGATTCATTCGGGTCTCTTGAGCGATGGGATGGAAAGCGTGGTGTAGGGAACCTCAATGCCTATGCCTCCATGAAGCGAGCTATTGAACTGGCAAAAGAGCATACCATTGGTTGCGTTGCCTTGAAGCATACCAACCATTGGATGAGACCTGGTACCTATGGTTTGATGGCTGCCAAGGAAGGATGTATTGCGCTTCTCTGGACCAACACGATGCCACTGATGAGCCCATGGGGGGGATCTGATACCAAGATTGGGAACAATCCTCTGGTACTTGCCATTCCCGCTGAAGAGGGGCCGCTTCTTGTTGATATGGCCATGTCACTCTTCAGTTATGGCAAGTTGGAAACCTATATGAGGGAGAAGAAGGAACTACCTGTCCCTGGTGGGTGGGACGAGAGGGGAGAATTCACCACCAATGCTGAATCGATCCTGCAGAGCAAGCGCTCTCTTCCCATTGGTTTCTGGAAGGGAACCAGCTTGGCTCTTGCCCTTGATCTGATCGCAGCAACCCTCTCTGGGGGAAGGACCACCCGCTCGATCGGGTCCTTGGATGAGGAAGGGGAAGTTTCACAGGTCTTTCTGGTATTTGATATCTCCAAGTTCCCCGACCAGGAGATCATGCAGAACGAGATCCGGGCAACCCTTGATGACCTGGTGAGTTCAACACCTTTGGAGACAGAAAAACCGGTTCGTTATCCAGGTCAATTCAGGGAGCAAACGAGAAAGGAGAACCTAGAGAAGGGCATTCCTGTTGATGAGGTCGTTTGGAACACCATTCTCTCTCTCTGATCACATATATCCGAACAGGGGACCAAAGAGTAGGACAACAATAAGGAACCAAAGGGCGTAGATTCCCATGAATATGCTCTGTATCCGAATGAAGGATCTTCTTCTCAGCAAAGTCATTGCCAGGGAGCCAAGGTTGGCAAGCAGGAGTAGGTTCTCAGCAAGGACGGCCAGCCGGTTGGGGCTTAGTCCGTATTGAAAGAATCTCCCTCCTATGGCAATGAGGGCGAATACATCGATGCAAATAGCTGCCAATGCTGCGGTGATGAGCACTATGCGGTAAAAGGATGTGGTCTGTTCACTTTCCAGAAGATCTGTTGCATAGAGTATCATCATCAATACGAGGGCGAGTAATACGTCGATCACCAACAAGAGGTTTCGGTCCTCAGTTATGGGGAGCCTTCCTATCACTAAGGCTCCAAGGAAGGAGATCATTACCACTGTGATTACCGGAAGGAAAATGGTAGCCAGAAGCTTGGTGAGGGAGGCTATCTGGCCTCTTCTGTATTGCAGAAGGTACAGGGCAGATAGAGGAAGCAGGGCTAGGATTCCGGTAACCACGAATGGGGCGAGACGGTCCTCTACATTGACTCCCACCGCTTCAAAGAGTACGAATGTGAGCATCGTCACCACAAACACGGCACAACCAAGCAGGAACGTTAGGAGAAGCACTTCGCCGGTAAGGCGTACATGTCTGCTCATTCTCTCCTGTAGAGGGCCTTTCTGGGTGGGTATGGCAAGACTGACCACCAGAAGTAGGGGCAAATGGATGAGTGCCAGGATCTTTGTCTGTGCTTCTTCCGTGCCTGTCATGCTGAATTGTAGATTCATCAAGAGTGCAAGGATGCCAAGAAAAGAGAGATACCCAACAAGATGTTTTCTCTCCTTTACCAGGTACAGAGCAAGAAACAGGAGAATAAGGAAGGGTAGGTTCAAGCCATAGAATAGCATTGTATGGTCGCCAAAGGGATATCCTAGGAGCGTCGGTATCTGGGAGATGATGAGTTGGCTTACCAGTAGAATGATGAATAGCTTGAAGGTTGCTCTCTTGTGAGGTTCTTCAAGCAGGCTGAATCGTGCTCCCATGCGATAGAGGGAGAGCAGGGTTGCTTCATCCCTGGGAAGTACCTCTTCGAGCTCCCATTGCATCTTTGCCTGTTTCTGGAGCTTTTCATCATCACTGACAAGTTGATCCTGTTGCAACCGTACTTGTTCTTTCCATGCAGAGAGTAATGTTTTCATACAAACCTCCGAGAAAGTATAACACCAGTGTGAAAAGATGGATACAAGACCTGGAAAAAATCAAAATAAACGGGTTGACACCAAGCCAACCCGTGAATGATACAAGAACTGTTGTTTAGTACTTTCCGTACAGTGGTCCGAAGGTGGAGCAGGCACGATAGTCAGCTCCTTCCTTGTCCATGCCAAGCATTGACCATGCACTGGGACGGAAGATCTTATCATCTTCAACATTGTGCATGCATACAGGGATGCGGAGCATTGCACAGAGTGAGATGATATCAGCCCCAAAGTGTCCATAGCTCAGTGCTCCGTGGTTAGCTCCCCAGTTTGCCATGACAGAGTAAACGTCCTTGAAGGGACCTTCCTTGCCATTGGTTCTGGGTACGAACCAGGTGGTTGGCCAAGTCTGGTCGGTACGCTTGTTGATGACATCAAAGACATTTTCCGGTACCTCGCAGGTCCAGCCTTCTGCAAGCTGCAGTACAGGCCCAACGCCCTTGACTGTATTGATTCTCACCATGGTCAGCGGCATGCCACCTTCACTGAGGAAGGTTGAGCTATAACCACCACCGCGGAAGTAACCACCGTTGGCGACGCTGAAGCGGGTGTTCTCGAGGGTCTTCTTTACATCTTCCTCTGTAATCTCCCAATAAGGTTTCATCTCGCTTTCGCCTTTCTCGTTCTTCATCTGACCAGCAGCATCAAGCGTGGTAGCACCGCTGTTGATCAAGTGAATGAAACCTTCCTTGGCCAAGCCCTCTGGCTTCCACCCGGAAACTCGCTCAATAGCAGCAGGACTCCAGTAGGTTCGCACATCACTGAAGATTGCAGCACGGTTGGTGAGCAACTTGCAGAAAAGCATGCTGATACCGTTCAGGTGGTCATTCTCTGTTGCCATGATATACGGTTCACGGATGCCGTTCCAATCGAAACTGGTGGTAAGCATGGTTTCCATGAAGTCACCATTCGGCCAATGGTCGGTCCACTGTCTCTGACCCTGGAAGCCTGCACAGATTGCATTATGCCCAAGTGCCTCTTCTTTGAATCCGAGCTTCTCGAGTTTCTTGTTGCCAACCATGAGGTCACGACCGATCATAGTCATCTTGGTGCAGTACTCCCAATCCTTGGCAAGCTGCTCCTCACTTCTCTGGTACTCAGGAGGATTGGCCACATCTTCAGCCTGGATGCAGTTTTCTTTCACCCATGCAATTGCTTTCTTATACTCTTCTGGATCATAGATTTCTTCAGCAATACGGCGTTCAATCTCGCACATATCGACCACTTCACTGCGCATTCCCAGGTAGGACTGCAAGAAATCCTGGTCAACGATTGATCCAGCGATACCCATGGACATGCCACCGATGGAGAGATAGCTCTTTCCTCTCATGGTTGCTACTGCTATACCTGCACGTGCAAAGCGGAGGAGCTTCTCCGCAACATCCTCAGGGATGGAAGTATCGTCGTTGTCCTGTACATCACGGCCATAGATACCAAAGGCAGGGAGGCCTTTCTGGGTGTGAGCGGCTAGCACTGCAGCAAGATATACTGCGCCCGGACGCTCAGTCCCATTGAAACCCCATACACCCTTGACGGTCATGGGATCCATGTCAAATGTTTCGGTTCCATAACACCAGCAGGGAGTTACGGTCAGGGTAACGGCTACTCCTTCCTTGGCAAATTTCTCTGCACAATCCGCACTCTCTCTCACGCGACCGATGGTGCCATCAGCAATGACACATTCAACCGGCTCTCCGGTTCCATGGAACAGATTTTCGCTGATTAGCTTTGCTGCTGCCTTTGCCATGTTCATGGTCTGATCTTCCAAGGACTCGCGAACGCCTCGCTGTCTGCCGTCGATCACCGGTCGGATTCCAATCTTGGGAAGGGAAGAAGCATAGCGCTTCTCAGGCCCTACCGATTGCATTCCATTTGTATTTGCCATAGTATCCCCCTTGGTATATAATTACAAATGTAATCGTTTACATCAAGGATAGTATCGCATAGAGAACGAGCAAATGCAATCCAAAAATTTTAAGGAGTCAACGATGTTGAAAACAATTCCCTCAATCCTTAGCCCTGCACTATTGAAGATTCTCATGGAAATGGGCCATGGCGATGAGATCGTGATCGGAGATGGAAATTTCCCTGCTGCATCCATGAATGACCGGGTGGTCCGCTTGGATGGCCATGGGGCAGATGAGGTGCTGAAAGCAATCTTACAGCTGTTCCCTCTTGATACCTATGCAGAGAACGCGTTCCTGATGGATACAACCCCTGGGGACACAGTCGAAACCCCTATCTGGGATATCTACGAGGCTACCTGTAAGAATGGTGATCCTGCATTCAAGGGTTTCAGCGGTCTTGAACGTTTTGCCTTCTATGAACGGAGTAAGAAAGCATATGCCATTGTTGCTACCGGAGAGACAGCACTGTATGCAAACATCATTCTGAAAAAGGGTGTAGTGGTTTAATCTTCTTTAGGGGTGGTCCACAGCTGTTTATATTGCCGTGGACTCATCTGCATATGACTTCTGAACTGGCGTGCGAAGTAATTTGCATCTGAGAATCCGGTTTTTTCACTGATCCTCTCGATGCTCAGGTCTGTAGTCAGAAGTAGATTGGAAGCGTAGGCAATTCGCCTATGGATGTGGAAATCGACTGGAGACCAACCCGTTGATAGCTTGAACTGTCGGTTGAGGGTGCTTGCACTCATGTTCGATACATCAACCAGTTCGTTCAAGGGAATACTACGGTCGATATTCTGCTCCATATAGATGATGACTTTCTCGAGGCGCTGATCATTCTGGAAAGCAGAACCTCGGTGAGCACTGTGGAATCTGCTTACCAGGATGAGAAATTGGAGCAATTTGGAGTAGGTCATTGATGTCGATCCTTTGCTGTAGTCCTGTTGCTCTGACTCTTCCTTTATCGCGCTTATTAGGGAAACAATCTCAGCATGTTGGTGTGAGTTGAGCCGAACCAGTGGGACGTCCCCTTCTTTTTGCATGAATGTCTCTGGAAACCCCGCCACGTCCTTGACCTCGGGGTAGAGCACTGAAAAGGCCTTCTTTCCAATAAGTAGATTGTAGAGAACCAGATTCTCGATATCTGCATATCCGTGAATGGTTCCCGGGCGAATACAGAACACCATGCCTTCCTGCAACTGTCGTCTGTCTTGTTTCAAGAGGTGGATGCCTTTTCCTGATACTACCACAACGATCTCATAGAAATCATGCCCATGCAATGAGAAAGGAATCTCGGGATCACGGAGTAAAACCTTAACAGGAAGGCTGTTTTCCTTGAAGAACATGGTTTCATGCAATGTAAAACTAGACATGATAAAATCGTGCTAGAATTTGACTATTCTGTCAAGGTAAAAAATGCAAATGATGGCAAACTATTAGAGTAAATAATTTCGTATGAGGAGGGCTATCATGTCTTACTATGAGGAAGCCAAGAAAATATATGCACACTATGGTGTCGATACCGAATCTGTCCTTGATCAATTGTCTGACGTCCCCATCTCTGTCCATTGTTGGCAGGGCGATGATGTTGGCGGGTTCGAGCGTCCCGATGCTGAACTAGCTGGTGGAGGAATCCAAACCACAGGGAATTACCCCGGCAAGGCAAAGACTGTCGAACAGTTGCGTCAGGATCTTGAGCAGGTATTCTCCCTGGTTGGTGGAAGTCATAGGCTGAACCTGCATGCCAGCTATGGGGAGTTCGGTTCCACCTTTGTTGACCGGGACCAGATTGAGGAGCAGCACTATCAAGGTTGGCTTGATTGGGGCAAGAAGATGGGCATTCCTCTGGACTTCAATGGAACCTTTTTCAGCCATCCGATGGCTGATGATGGCTATACCTTGGCTAGCAAGGATGAGCGAATCCGCAGGTTCTGGATTGAGCACGCAAAACGGTGTAGGAAGATTGCTGCCTGGATTGGTGAACAACAGGGGAGTCCCTGTATCCTCGACACCTGGGTTCCCGATGGTGCAAAAAACCTCACCGTTGATAAGTTTGGGTATCGTGCCATTCTCAAGGAGAGCCTTGATGAGATTTTTGAGACCGATTATCCCAGCGAATTCATGCGGGATGCTCTGGAGACCAAGCTCTTTGGAATCGGAAGCGAAGCCTTCGTGGTTGGTTCCCATGAGTTCTACATGAACTATGCAGCACGAAACAACAAGATGCTCTGCATCGATATGGGCCATTTCCATACAGAGGAAGACATCTCAGATAAACTTTCAGCTATCCTTCTCTTCGACGATGAGATTCTCTTGCACGTCAGCCGCCCTATGCATTGGGATAGTGATCATGTGGTTTTGTTTAACGACAGGATCAAAATGGTTGCAGAGGAGTTGGTAAGAAGTGGAAAATTGGAATCCTCCCACATTGGTCTGGATTTCTTCGATGCATCCATCAATCGTATCGGGGCCTGGGTTACCGGCATCAGGGCAATGCGAAAAGCCTTGCTCTTTGCAATGCTTGAACCGATTGATCAACTTATTGAGTATGAAGAGTCCGGAAATGGCTATGCAACCATGGCGTTGCTTGAACAGCAGAGCGTTCTCCCTTTCGGTGCCATCTGGGATGAGTACTGCAGAAGAACCAACACTCCAATGGAGAGCGAACTCATTGAGTTGGTAGGTTCCTATGAGAGGGAAGTCCTGGAGGAACGTTCATGAGCTTTGCATCCCTGATTGCCCACTCCAAGCGGTATGGCTCTGATCCTTCTTACGTATTATTGGGAGGTGGAAACACCTCCTATAAAGAGGGGGATATTCTCTATGTGAAGGCTAGTGGCCATGCCTTGGGAACCATTGATGAATCGGGTTTTGTCCGGATGGACCTTAGAAAGCTTGAGAACATCTGGGGAAAACAGTACAGCAGTGATGACGAGGAGAGAGAGGATGAAGTCCTCAAGGATATGATGGATTGTCGCCTTGAGGGAGAGACAGCTCGGCCTTCTGTTGAAGCCTTGCTCCATGCATTGCTCCCCTTTCCCTATGTCATCCATCTTCACCCTGCCATGGTGAATGGTCTTACCTGTGCACAAGAGGGAGAGAAGGCTGTTGCCAGGCTTTTCCCTGAAGCACTCTGGATTGAATTGGTGAAGCCTGGATTCATTCTTGCAGATATTGTCCGCTCCAGGATGGCCGAGCAAAAAAAGGAAACAGGGACCGTCAGCTCCCTGATTTTCCTGCAGAACCATGGTATTTTTGCCGGTGGGCAAAGTCTGGAGGAGATTGAAAGCCTCTACACCTCCGTGATGGGTAAAATTTCCTCCCAGTTGGTGAGAAAGCCTGATTATTCTGCCCTGTCGGCCGAATCTTCTCGTGTTGAAGCAGTAAAGAAAGAGCTTGGAATCTTCACAAAAGAACCAGTTCTTTTCTCTTGGAATAAGGAATTTGCCCACTACCTGCAGGATGAGAAACATTTTCAGGCAGTTGCTTCCTCCTTTACCCCTGACCATATTGTCTATGCCGGGTTCAAGCCACTCTGGGTTGAAGAGGGGCAGGATGTAGTTTCTGCATTCAAACAGTATGAGGCCGAACACGGAGTGATCCCAAAGATTGTCTGCATACAGAACCTAGGGGTATTCTCCCTGGGAGAGAAGCCGATGCCACTCTTTGTGGATACTGTATCAATTGCAGTATATACCGAGAGTTTTGGAGGACCCCGTTTCATGGATGATGTTATGATTGACTTCATCAGAAACTGGGAAGTGGAGAAATATCGGTCTTCGGTTGCATCGAAGTAGGTGAGATGGCATCACTGCAGGATATCAATAAACGCTTTAATGCAGTGATGCCGTTCGTTACACCAATCGGTGTGGTGCTTGGCTTACTGCTTGGACACCGACTGGATTCCTACCGTTTTCTCGGAACCTATTTTTTCGCATTCATTACCTTTGTAGGGGCCTTGGGTGTGAGCTATCGTCAGTTTGCCCAGATTGCACATCGAATGACCTCTGTGTTGCTTGTGCTGTTCATTGCGCATATAGTGCTACCGGTTTTTATCGCACTCTTCGGCCGAGTGATATTTCCCACTCAGCCAGATATTGTCACCGGTTTTGTGTTGCTCTCTTCAATCCCGATTGCAGTGACCGCCTTTATCTGGTCGACCATTTATGGGGGAGACGCCGCCCTTGCTCTTTCGCTTATCGTCCTTGATACTTTGCTTTCTCCCATCCTGACACCCCTGACGAT is from uncultured Sphaerochaeta sp. and encodes:
- a CDS encoding class II aldolase/adducin family protein, with product MSFASLIAHSKRYGSDPSYVLLGGGNTSYKEGDILYVKASGHALGTIDESGFVRMDLRKLENIWGKQYSSDDEEREDEVLKDMMDCRLEGETARPSVEALLHALLPFPYVIHLHPAMVNGLTCAQEGEKAVARLFPEALWIELVKPGFILADIVRSRMAEQKKETGTVSSLIFLQNHGIFAGGQSLEEIESLYTSVMGKISSQLVRKPDYSALSAESSRVEAVKKELGIFTKEPVLFSWNKEFAHYLQDEKHFQAVASSFTPDHIVYAGFKPLWVEEGQDVVSAFKQYEAEHGVIPKIVCIQNLGVFSLGEKPMPLFVDTVSIAVYTESFGGPRFMDDVMIDFIRNWEVEKYRSSVASK